From the genome of Muricauda sp. SCSIO 64092, one region includes:
- a CDS encoding GyrI-like domain-containing protein — MTSRMQKHEWRKKEKNIYFPKPIPELINIPEFKFITIKGKGNPNNKLFSDCVGVLYAMSYAIKMNLKKMEPQPKGYCDYTVYPLEGIWDINDEAKKEFKGTINKDELVFQLMIRQPNFVEEELYFEILELTKKRKPNPLLGNVGFERIEEGKCVQMLHLGSYDNESESFKIMEEFMERENLNRLSMEHREIYLTDFRKVPSAKLKTVLRCKVG, encoded by the coding sequence ATGACTTCAAGAATGCAAAAACACGAATGGCGAAAAAAGGAAAAGAACATCTACTTTCCAAAACCTATCCCAGAGCTAATAAACATTCCCGAATTTAAGTTTATTACTATAAAGGGGAAAGGTAATCCCAACAACAAATTGTTTTCAGATTGTGTGGGTGTTTTATACGCAATGTCGTATGCAATTAAGATGAACCTTAAAAAAATGGAACCGCAACCAAAGGGTTATTGTGATTACACCGTTTACCCACTGGAAGGTATTTGGGATATTAATGATGAGGCAAAAAAAGAATTCAAGGGAACTATCAACAAAGACGAATTGGTTTTTCAATTGATGATTCGGCAACCCAATTTCGTAGAAGAAGAGCTTTATTTTGAAATACTTGAATTAACTAAAAAAAGGAAACCAAATCCTTTATTGGGTAATGTTGGATTTGAGCGGATTGAAGAAGGAAAATGTGTTCAGATGCTACATTTGGGTAGTTATGACAATGAATCCGAAAGCTTTAAAATCATGGAAGAATTTATGGAAAGGGAAAACCTTAACCGGTTGTCAATGGAACATAGGGAAATCTATTTGACCGATTTTAGAAAGGTTCCTTCTGCAAAATTGAAAACGGTCTTAAGATGTAAAGTAGGTTAA
- a CDS encoding helix-turn-helix domain-containing protein, with amino-acid sequence MDTSISLNTVFLMVIIIQMGLISLVFYRLFYKGTWTFQTGETSKNHAKSKSTRIKSKKNREKYSSSGLSNELVEDFGEKMVQIIENEKTYLNPNLKLSDVAKRIGLSNNQTSQVINQSFGKDFNSFINEFRIKEAAFLLEQNRHTSITEIIYQVGFNNKVTFNKAFRKSFGCTPREYMGKHFHLN; translated from the coding sequence ATGGACACTTCTATAAGCCTAAATACTGTTTTTTTGATGGTCATCATCATTCAAATGGGGTTGATTTCCCTGGTCTTTTATCGTCTATTCTACAAAGGGACTTGGACATTTCAAACAGGAGAGACTTCAAAAAACCATGCAAAATCCAAATCGACTCGGATAAAATCCAAAAAAAACAGGGAAAAGTATAGTAGTTCTGGGCTTTCCAATGAATTGGTAGAGGATTTCGGGGAGAAAATGGTGCAAATTATCGAAAATGAAAAAACGTACCTCAATCCAAATCTGAAACTCTCGGATGTAGCGAAAAGGATAGGTTTATCCAATAACCAAACTTCTCAGGTAATCAATCAATCCTTTGGAAAGGACTTCAACAGTTTTATTAACGAATTTAGGATAAAAGAAGCTGCATTTTTGCTTGAACAAAATCGGCATACCTCCATAACGGAAATTATTTATCAGGTAGGCTTCAACAATAAAGTTACCTTCAATAAGGCCTTTAGAAAGAGCTTTGGGTGTACACCCAGGGAATATATGGGTAAACATTTCCACCTGAATTAA
- a CDS encoding sensor histidine kinase: MNFLKFREYEKAHQLLKDSDLTESIKKQVYQYYWVHLKGKAVEKEFYSRENNAYSKILHHLYQGMLMFYTDGDEINAIKEFNEVLEISLEIKDVAFACESLRRILEVYNNFSKTINDKTYTYFLNVYKNYQVDYFEQASYAYYEFRLKQRFYPTLELRFEDEVLKSYEQKILRPNFRSLYGKFLLTKATYFFHYTRQRDSAFILIGMAKDIFKRSKHFLDIERFQAASLNEINFRLKLNEVDRVETLFSFINIDTTRGYSFKLLKKFYLHHKWKSFQLRGLFDSTYFYKAEYFDYENYLNQRQNLAKISKLQADKKERQNIELKNQNLLISNKAKTNRNWLIAAGIVILLGTGITVLLQKNTIKKRLLAEQEVQLKQQRVENLLKEQELVSIDAMIAGQEKERQKVAGELHDDLGSLMATIKLHFDHANISEQDPALRRAQKLLEEAYQKVRSMAHSKNSGVMSDQGLLSALKKMAKTIGETNAMEVTVEDFGLGERMENSLELSIFRMIQELVANAIKHAEASRVNIQLTQHEENLNIIVEDNGKGFDRSQLDKESRGMGLTNIEKRVEHLEGNFTVDSVIGRGTSILIDIPV; encoded by the coding sequence ATGAATTTTCTTAAGTTTCGTGAATATGAGAAAGCTCATCAATTATTGAAAGATTCTGATTTAACAGAATCGATAAAAAAACAAGTTTATCAATATTATTGGGTGCATCTTAAAGGTAAAGCTGTTGAAAAAGAATTTTATAGTAGAGAGAACAATGCCTATTCCAAAATTCTACACCATTTGTATCAAGGCATGTTAATGTTTTATACAGATGGAGATGAAATTAATGCAATTAAAGAGTTTAATGAAGTTTTGGAAATCTCATTAGAGATTAAGGATGTTGCATTTGCATGTGAGTCTTTAAGACGCATTTTAGAAGTATATAATAACTTTTCTAAAACAATAAATGATAAAACATACACCTATTTTCTCAATGTTTATAAGAATTATCAAGTCGATTACTTTGAACAAGCAAGTTATGCCTATTATGAATTTCGATTAAAACAAAGATTCTATCCCACCTTGGAATTGCGTTTTGAGGATGAAGTACTAAAAAGCTATGAGCAGAAAATTCTAAGACCTAATTTTAGATCTTTATATGGAAAGTTTTTACTAACTAAGGCAACATATTTCTTTCATTACACCCGACAAAGGGACAGCGCTTTCATTTTAATTGGAATGGCAAAAGATATATTTAAAAGGTCAAAACACTTTTTAGATATTGAACGTTTCCAAGCAGCAAGCTTAAATGAGATTAATTTCAGGTTGAAATTAAATGAAGTAGATAGAGTTGAAACACTATTTTCCTTTATAAATATAGATACTACTAGGGGGTATTCTTTTAAGTTGTTGAAAAAATTTTATTTACATCACAAATGGAAGAGTTTTCAGTTAAGAGGGTTATTTGATAGTACTTATTTCTACAAAGCAGAGTATTTTGACTATGAGAATTACTTGAACCAGCGGCAGAATTTAGCTAAGATTTCCAAGTTGCAAGCAGATAAAAAGGAAAGACAAAATATTGAACTTAAAAATCAAAATCTTTTAATATCTAACAAAGCAAAAACCAACCGAAATTGGCTCATTGCAGCAGGCATAGTAATCCTTTTAGGAACAGGTATCACAGTTCTTCTACAAAAGAATACCATTAAGAAAAGACTGTTAGCGGAACAAGAAGTCCAATTAAAGCAGCAACGAGTAGAAAATCTTCTTAAAGAGCAAGAATTGGTCAGTATTGATGCCATGATTGCCGGACAGGAAAAAGAACGACAAAAAGTGGCTGGAGAGCTTCATGACGATTTGGGGAGTTTGATGGCCACGATAAAATTGCATTTCGATCATGCAAATATTTCTGAGCAAGACCCCGCCTTGCGACGTGCACAAAAACTTTTGGAAGAAGCTTATCAGAAAGTACGGAGTATGGCTCACAGCAAAAACTCTGGAGTGATGAGTGACCAAGGTTTGTTGTCGGCCCTAAAAAAAATGGCCAAAACTATTGGGGAGACCAATGCCATGGAGGTCACTGTAGAAGATTTTGGATTGGGAGAACGTATGGAAAATTCCTTGGAGCTTTCCATATTTAGAATGATACAGGAATTGGTGGCCAATGCCATAAAACATGCTGAAGCTTCCAGAGTAAATATTCAGTTGACCCAACACGAAGAGAATCTAAATATTATTGTGGAAGACAACGGCAAAGGATTTGACCGCTCGCAGTTGGATAAAGAATCCAGAGGAATGGGGCTTACCAACATCGAAAAACGCGTGGAACATCTGGAAGGAAATTTTACTGTAGACAGTGTAATTGGAAGGGGAACATCCATCTTAATCGATATACCGGTATGA
- a CDS encoding response regulator: MITVAIAEDHQALIDGIRSYIKYEDDISIIGHANNGKELLKLVRLKQPKVVLCDIRMPKLDGIEATKTILKELPYTKVIAFTMFDQEQAVQQMLAAGARGYILKNSSLEVVLEAIREVASGKAYYDKKIHLPNAEKNSSKSVLSSREQEILQLIAKGRTSHQIADELFIGKSTVDTHRKNMIRKLGLSGAGELLRYAVEKKYEF; this comes from the coding sequence ATGATAACGGTAGCCATAGCCGAGGACCATCAAGCCCTAATTGATGGTATCCGTTCTTATATCAAATATGAGGATGATATTAGCATTATCGGCCATGCCAACAATGGCAAAGAATTGCTCAAATTAGTACGGTTAAAACAACCCAAAGTGGTGCTTTGTGATATCCGTATGCCCAAATTGGACGGTATTGAAGCCACCAAAACCATTTTGAAGGAACTCCCTTATACCAAAGTAATAGCCTTCACCATGTTCGATCAGGAACAGGCTGTACAACAGATGTTGGCAGCAGGTGCTCGTGGCTATATCTTAAAGAACAGTAGTTTGGAGGTGGTTTTGGAAGCCATAAGGGAAGTGGCCTCAGGAAAAGCCTATTACGACAAAAAAATCCACCTCCCCAATGCAGAAAAAAACAGCTCTAAAAGTGTTCTTTCCTCCCGGGAACAGGAAATCCTTCAACTCATTGCCAAGGGCCGTACTTCCCATCAAATAGCAGATGAACTCTTTATTGGTAAAAGTACGGTGGATACCCATCGTAAAAATATGATACGGAAACTGGGGCTAAGCGGAGCAGGGGAATTGCTGCGCTATGCGGTGGAGAAGAAGTATGAGTTTTAG